The Mucilaginibacter terrenus genome has a segment encoding these proteins:
- a CDS encoding endonuclease MutS2 gives MLYPPNSADKLGFTEIKELIKTHCLSVMGQQMVDKIGVMTNYDQVVKFLNQANEFKNILQNDDALPINHFYDIKSLANKARIEGAFLSEEEFFQVQASLTTVFGVIAYFNERVGVYPNLEALFEHLPIEKAIIRKIDQVIDPKGKIRHNASRELLEITSGIAKAEQEARRKIDQIFKNAAANNWTADGSLTIRDGRLCIPMLAENKRKVKGFVHDESASGQTVYLEPEEVFTLNNRIRDLEFDRRREIIKIFTALTDELRPYVPLLLSYHGLLTKLDFVRAKALFAIDIEAEMPKVVNEAKLKLFNARHPLLYLNFKKEQKTVVPLNMSIDDGTRIIVVSGPNAGGKSVCMKTVGLLQMMVQAGLLIPASADSVAGVFKQLFVDIGDDQSIESDLSTYSAHLSKMKNFVENANGKTMVLIDEFGTGTDPQFGGPIAEAVLEALNHKKVRGMVTTHYSNLKIFASNTEGIENASMLFNNTEMQPLYMLEVGKPGSSYAFEIAQKIGLPQNVLNLARNKISAGQKKVDSLLVDLEREKKEIIDTKQKLNKQQQRVNTLLAENEELKTFLDENRKNLIREAKQEAKDIILNANRLVENTIAEIKSSNADKEVTKALRDTLNVEVKKNTIKAEQPKTVVKVDEEIKPGDWVKLIDSDTTGQVMEVIKDNVVLAMGELRTVVKKKRVEKVSRSAVPKEQRRSSNVSTGDIASFSPEIDVRGMRTEDALHAIEKLFDRALMMGYGNLKILHGKGDGILRKMIRQYLKKYEQVDRMEDEHPDRGGDGITYVYLK, from the coding sequence ATGCTCTACCCGCCCAATAGTGCCGATAAACTGGGTTTTACTGAAATAAAGGAACTGATAAAAACACACTGCCTCAGCGTTATGGGGCAGCAAATGGTTGATAAGATTGGTGTAATGACCAATTACGACCAGGTAGTGAAATTCCTGAACCAGGCAAACGAATTTAAGAACATACTGCAGAACGATGACGCGCTGCCAATAAACCACTTTTACGATATTAAGTCGCTGGCCAATAAGGCCAGGATAGAAGGCGCTTTCCTATCCGAGGAGGAATTCTTCCAGGTACAGGCATCATTAACTACAGTGTTTGGTGTCATAGCTTACTTCAATGAGCGTGTCGGGGTATACCCTAATCTGGAGGCGTTGTTTGAACATCTGCCGATAGAAAAGGCTATCATCAGGAAAATAGACCAGGTAATTGATCCGAAAGGCAAAATACGCCATAATGCTTCACGCGAGTTGCTGGAGATAACTAGTGGTATCGCGAAAGCCGAACAGGAGGCACGCCGTAAAATAGACCAGATATTTAAGAATGCCGCGGCCAACAACTGGACAGCAGACGGCTCGCTGACTATACGCGACGGCAGATTATGTATACCTATGCTTGCCGAAAATAAGCGCAAGGTGAAGGGCTTTGTTCATGACGAATCTGCTTCCGGGCAAACAGTTTACCTGGAACCCGAAGAGGTTTTTACCCTTAACAATCGTATACGAGACCTGGAATTTGACCGCCGCAGGGAGATCATCAAAATATTTACGGCTCTTACAGATGAACTGCGGCCGTATGTTCCACTGCTGTTATCTTATCATGGTTTACTTACTAAATTAGACTTTGTACGGGCAAAGGCATTATTCGCCATTGACATCGAAGCTGAAATGCCCAAGGTAGTGAACGAAGCAAAGCTGAAGTTGTTTAACGCCCGGCACCCGCTGCTGTATCTTAACTTTAAAAAGGAACAGAAGACTGTAGTGCCGCTTAACATGTCAATAGACGACGGCACACGTATAATAGTTGTTTCGGGGCCTAATGCGGGCGGAAAATCAGTGTGTATGAAAACAGTTGGCTTACTGCAAATGATGGTACAGGCAGGGTTACTTATACCTGCAAGCGCAGACAGTGTTGCAGGTGTTTTTAAGCAGCTGTTTGTTGACATAGGCGATGATCAGTCGATAGAGAGTGACCTGAGTACCTACAGTGCGCATCTTTCCAAAATGAAGAACTTTGTAGAGAATGCCAACGGCAAAACTATGGTACTCATAGACGAATTTGGTACGGGTACCGACCCACAGTTTGGCGGCCCCATTGCTGAAGCGGTATTAGAAGCCCTGAACCATAAAAAGGTAAGGGGAATGGTAACAACTCACTACTCTAACTTGAAAATATTTGCCAGCAATACCGAAGGTATTGAGAATGCCTCTATGCTGTTTAATAATACGGAAATGCAGCCGCTGTACATGCTGGAAGTAGGTAAACCAGGCAGTTCTTATGCATTTGAGATTGCCCAAAAGATTGGCCTGCCGCAAAACGTATTAAACCTTGCACGAAACAAGATAAGCGCCGGTCAAAAAAAAGTAGACAGCCTGCTGGTTGATCTTGAGCGTGAGAAGAAGGAAATTATTGATACGAAACAAAAGCTTAACAAACAACAGCAGCGTGTTAATACGCTGCTTGCAGAGAACGAGGAACTGAAAACTTTTTTGGATGAGAACCGGAAGAACCTCATTCGTGAAGCTAAGCAGGAGGCAAAAGATATCATTTTAAATGCTAACCGTTTAGTTGAGAATACTATCGCTGAGATAAAAAGCAGTAATGCCGATAAGGAGGTTACCAAAGCCCTGCGTGATACCCTGAATGTTGAGGTAAAGAAGAACACGATAAAAGCGGAGCAGCCAAAGACTGTAGTAAAGGTAGATGAAGAAATAAAGCCGGGTGACTGGGTGAAATTGATAGACAGTGACACCACGGGCCAGGTGATGGAAGTTATTAAAGACAATGTGGTGCTGGCTATGGGCGAGTTACGCACCGTGGTTAAAAAGAAGCGGGTAGAAAAAGTTTCCAGATCTGCAGTGCCGAAAGAGCAGCGACGGAGCAGTAATGTTTCTACCGGGGATATAGCGAGTTTTAGCCCCGAAATAGATGTGCGCGGCATGCGCACAGAAGATGCGCTGCATGCAATTGAAAAGTTGTTTGACAGGGCATTGATGATGGGCTACGGCAACTTAAAAATACTACATGGCAAGGGCGACGGTATCCTGCGAAAAATGATACGCCAATACCTTAAAAAATACGAACAGGTAGACAGGATGGAGGACGAGCACCCGGACAGGGGTGGAGACGGTATTACTTACGTTTACTTAAAGTAA
- the rseP gene encoding RIP metalloprotease RseP — translation MDVLIMSGQLILGLSILVILHEFGHFIAARAFNIKVEKFYLFFDAWGVSLFKFNYKGVEYGIGWLPLGGYVKIAGMIDESMDTDQLSGPPQPWEFRSKPAWQRLIVMLGGIIVNIIVGIFIFWILTMKYGESYTPVANIKYGIVPGVIGKKMGLQAGDKIVAINGKPVERFEDVISSKVLLDKTQLTVVRGADTKMLTVPSTILNDLSDLGLDEFISPLPRSKFSIDSVAPKSGAQAAGLQHGDSILAVNGVAVTFFDQLQDQLRANKNKKVELTIKRADSVQKVSAMVNNKAVLGFRPKVNEPGIKHISYGFVESLPVGASRAWGMFRDNAKGIGKIFAGQVKATKAISSPIGIAQKFGNHVDWLRFWSLVGFLSMVLALTNLLPIPGLDGGHTVFLLIEIVKGKPLSDKFLERAQIVGFVLLISLMVFAFGNDILKIVRK, via the coding sequence ATGGATGTTTTGATAATGTCTGGCCAATTAATACTTGGTCTTTCTATACTGGTTATACTTCACGAATTTGGTCACTTTATTGCTGCCCGCGCCTTCAATATAAAAGTTGAGAAGTTCTACCTATTTTTTGATGCCTGGGGTGTAAGCCTTTTTAAGTTTAATTATAAAGGTGTTGAATATGGAATTGGCTGGCTCCCATTAGGCGGTTATGTTAAAATAGCCGGAATGATTGACGAGTCAATGGATACCGATCAGTTGTCCGGTCCTCCGCAGCCATGGGAGTTCCGCTCTAAACCAGCCTGGCAGCGCCTGATTGTAATGCTTGGTGGCATTATAGTCAACATAATAGTAGGCATCTTTATTTTTTGGATACTTACCATGAAGTACGGCGAAAGCTATACACCAGTAGCCAATATCAAGTATGGTATTGTGCCAGGTGTAATAGGTAAAAAGATGGGCTTGCAGGCAGGCGATAAAATTGTAGCTATAAACGGCAAACCTGTAGAACGCTTTGAAGACGTGATCAGTTCAAAGGTTTTACTGGACAAAACTCAGCTTACTGTTGTTAGAGGTGCAGACACAAAAATGCTCACTGTTCCATCTACAATTTTGAACGACCTGTCTGACCTTGGCTTAGATGAATTCATCAGTCCGTTACCCCGTAGCAAGTTCAGTATAGACTCCGTCGCGCCAAAAAGCGGCGCGCAGGCTGCCGGCTTGCAACATGGAGACAGTATTTTGGCCGTAAATGGCGTTGCTGTTACCTTTTTTGACCAATTGCAAGATCAGCTTAGGGCAAATAAAAACAAGAAAGTAGAACTTACCATAAAACGTGCTGACAGCGTACAGAAAGTATCGGCAATGGTAAACAATAAAGCTGTTTTGGGTTTCAGGCCGAAAGTTAACGAGCCGGGTATTAAACATATATCTTACGGCTTTGTAGAATCTTTACCAGTTGGCGCATCCCGGGCATGGGGAATGTTCAGGGACAATGCTAAAGGGATAGGTAAGATCTTCGCTGGCCAGGTAAAGGCCACTAAAGCCATTTCGAGCCCTATAGGCATTGCGCAAAAATTTGGCAATCATGTAGACTGGCTACGCTTTTGGAGCCTTGTAGGCTTTCTTTCCATGGTACTTGCCTTAACAAACCTGCTGCCTATTCCGGGATTAGACGGTGGGCATACGGTGTTCCTGCTTATAGAAATTGTAAAGGGTAAACCACTTAGTGATAAGTTCCTGGAGCGGGCGCAAATTGTTGGATTTGTACTGCTTATATCCCTGATGGTGTTTGCCTTTGGTAATGACATCTTGAAAATAGTAAGGAAATAA
- a CDS encoding YggS family pyridoxal phosphate-dependent enzyme, which produces MSITDNIRALKKETDGIGVTLLAVSKTKPNEDILEAYNAGQRLFGENTVQELTEKYEALPKDIEWHLIGHLQTNKVKYIASFISMIESVDSIKLLQEINKHALKHKRVIDCLLQIYIADEETKYGLGFDEAIELLRSEEFAALTNVRIRGLMGIATNTDAERQIKEEYYELKTFFDGVKVSFFRKEDSFNIVSMGMSSDYKLAIEQGSNLVRLGSTIFGSRVIKHWKNN; this is translated from the coding sequence ATGAGCATTACAGATAATATCCGCGCCTTAAAAAAAGAAACGGACGGCATTGGTGTTACGTTACTGGCTGTATCAAAAACAAAGCCCAATGAAGATATCCTGGAGGCCTACAATGCAGGGCAACGCCTGTTTGGTGAGAACACAGTGCAGGAACTTACCGAAAAGTATGAAGCTTTGCCGAAGGATATAGAATGGCATTTGATAGGTCATCTGCAAACCAACAAGGTAAAGTACATAGCATCTTTTATAAGTATGATTGAATCTGTAGACAGCATTAAGCTGCTACAGGAGATTAATAAACATGCCCTTAAACATAAACGTGTGATAGATTGCTTGCTGCAGATATACATCGCCGATGAAGAAACCAAGTATGGCCTGGGTTTTGACGAAGCTATAGAACTGCTGCGGAGTGAAGAATTTGCTGCATTAACCAATGTGCGTATACGTGGGCTAATGGGAATAGCCACTAATACAGACGCAGAGCGGCAGATAAAGGAAGAATACTACGAGTTGAAGACTTTTTTTGACGGTGTTAAGGTTAGTTTTTTCCGCAAGGAAGATTCGTTTAATATTGTGTCGATGGGCATGTCGTCTGATTACAAGTTAGCCATTGAGCAAGGCAGTAACCTGGTGAGGTTAGGAAGTACCATATTTGGAAGCCGCGTAATAAAGCACTGGAAAAATAATTAA
- a CDS encoding DUF4296 domain-containing protein → MHKHIIVFFSVLVFLSACKEDTPTGILSENRMVNVLTDMHIADGSLYVVPQIPDSLYKYGAEKYSALFKKHHITSGQFTASLRYYSKQPVQLTEMYDKIAANVKAKVDSLTKSNNSKVKNALPAQ, encoded by the coding sequence ATGCATAAACATATCATTGTGTTTTTTTCAGTATTGGTATTTTTGAGTGCCTGTAAAGAAGATACCCCAACAGGAATACTTTCAGAAAACCGGATGGTAAATGTACTTACCGACATGCACATTGCCGATGGCAGCCTTTATGTAGTGCCGCAAATTCCTGATAGCTTGTACAAGTATGGTGCGGAAAAGTATAGCGCGTTATTTAAAAAACACCACATTACCAGTGGACAATTCACCGCAAGCCTTCGCTACTATAGTAAGCAACCTGTACAATTAACAGAGATGTACGATAAAATTGCTGCTAACGTTAAGGCCAAGGTAGATTCGTTAACGAAAAGCAACAACTCAAAAGTAAAAAATGCTCTACCCGCCCAATAG